From Cellulosimicrobium sp. ES-005, one genomic window encodes:
- a CDS encoding HIT domain-containing protein: protein MTSTDVRTDPDCLFCRIVAGELPADVVATSDRAIAFRDIDPQAPVHVLVVPRDHHGDIAQLAAADPGLLADVVALADEVAGDQADGQFRLIFNSGPRAGQSVFHVHGHVIAGAELGWTPA from the coding sequence ATGACCAGCACCGACGTACGCACGGACCCGGACTGCCTCTTCTGCCGCATCGTCGCGGGCGAGCTACCTGCCGACGTCGTCGCGACGAGCGACCGCGCGATCGCCTTCCGGGACATCGACCCCCAGGCCCCGGTGCACGTGCTCGTCGTGCCGCGCGACCACCACGGCGACATCGCCCAGCTCGCGGCGGCCGACCCGGGCCTGCTCGCCGACGTCGTCGCGCTCGCCGACGAGGTCGCGGGCGACCAGGCCGACGGCCAGTTCCGCCTCATCTTCAACTCCGGCCCGCGCGCCGGGCAGAGCGTGTTCCACGTGCACGGGCACGTCATCGCGGGCGCGGAGCTCGGCTGGACGCCCGCCTGA